Within Limanda limanda chromosome 1, fLimLim1.1, whole genome shotgun sequence, the genomic segment TAAACTGTTCAGAACGGCTGGATAAAGCATCAAATGTGGCGTTTAGCggagcagcttctctcctccagcttctaATTCTTTCCAGTGTGCAGCGATCATTAATGTGATGCTGCTCAGAGAAGGCTTCGTCTAATGGAGGCTGCATTCAAAACACCCCCCAAGCCACTGTCACGGCCCCTCCGCCACTGAAGAGCAGCTGTGGAACATCACTGAACACGGATCCGTTTCAGCTTCTTGAATGCACCCCGAACTACAGCGTCGGGCTGGTCGCATTTTTCACGAGCCGCACTTTCgatgaaaaggtaaaaaaataaaataaaagcgtTGCACCCAGAAATCATTGATAAAAATAACCTGGACTATGGATATTCTGTTCTGCATTATCAGACtatattaaattaattgttTGCTCTCTCTCGTAGTTTAACAGGTCACTTTGAATGTGTCGAATGTTGCGGAACAAAATAAAAGGCAGAGTTGGTGACGTTGTCCAGCGACACGTCAACCAcacggaagaagaagaaggtgttTGTCCTGCACCTGCGTTTCAGATCCAAGGAGCTCAGCCTCGTCGAAATGGGTCAGTGCTTGAATGAATAGTTGATAAAAACGCGTATTTGTCGTTCTTCTTCTTTATCATACATGTATGAATCATTAGCTACCTAGTTTCTTCAGTTAGCTTCACTTGACGCGACGTTCGACTGCAGCCTGCTAACTAGCTAGCTTTCATTAGCAACTTACAGTGAATGTCGTATGTTTTCTTTCATCCCCGGTGTGTAGGTGTGAACCGTTTCCTTCACATTTCTATATCATCTGTTTCTCTAAGCTGGTTTTAAACAGGAACACGTTATTGTCAAGAGAATAACTTGACAGTTTTCACTCGGTTCCATCCTGACATGGCTACTGTAGCTAAGCTAACCTCGGCTAACTTGCTCAACCCCCTGAGTGACACTCGCTGAGAATTGTTAGCCTTCACTCTTTAATTGTACTGGTCATTCAGACGTTTTAGTTAATACTGAAGCATGCACATGTAATTCCTAATGAGTTAGTTCATAAATGATCTAATGTGCATTGTCTATCCATCCGCAAATCAGGATCTACTTTTCTCTGCCTtgaacgtctgtgtgtgtgtgtgtttcctctccaggTGGTTTCTTCTCTAATCTCTTCTCAGGCCTTTTCGGCACCAGGGAGATGAGGATTCTGATCCTTGGTTTGGACGGTGCAGGAAAAACCACCATCCTGTATCGGCTACAGGTTGGAGAGGTGGTCACCACTATCCCCAGTATGTAGCACTTTGCCCTAGtctggtttctgtttttctgtcctTGTCTTACATATTACTAGATTATTTTAATAGCACAAACTCTGCATGTACAGTTATTAAAGAATGAATTGCATTGATCAGTCAACTGGCTGTTAAATACCCTCCCAGGCTTGTCAAACACTAATAACTCGTCGGGTCCACATTCCTGTTTGAACACAATACAATTATGAGCTGGAGGGACAAACAAGTTGAACCGGATCTAATTCAACAAATGGAATTACAGCTCAGAGACTGCAGTGATAACATCAACCCATTCACATAATAGAATCGGCGAGCAAATATAATTGAACCGTAACACTGTAAAGATTGGAATAGAGATATGTATAAATATAGGTCATATGTTGAATAAGAGTACTGAAAATCACAAAAACCTAAAAGATGTGTGTGGGCAGGTTTGACAGCTTTACCTGCTTTGATTGCAGGCCTCAGCCAGCCAGTCAGTGGGCTCGGCTGACGCGtcacaaacatttttatgttgTGGTGTCACTTGCGATCAGGTCTCCTTTGCATATAATTGTGGACGGAATACTAtagattttaaattattaataagaTTTAGCACAAcacattatttgtttaaaatacaacaaagaaaaaagtctGCATGCATTACAGTGGGGGATCTAAATTAGATATATTTACTTATGAGCCTTTAGCAGTTACAATGgtacctgtgtttctgtttgtctatataaaacattatatttgtgttttcatttggttatttttaatgtattttaatggttaaactgtaaaatatcaagcctcatttctatgtcataagggtttgataacttCCTCTTCAAAATACGTATATGGGGCGATATATGGTATCTGCAATGTTTTTCCTTCAGTGATTAGAATCAGGCTCATGTTCTGTGTCCTCACTGCATTTGGAAACGTTCTCTCCTCACAGCAATTGGCTTCAACGTCGAgacagtcacatacaagaaccTGAGGTTCCAGGTGTGGGATCTGGGAGGACAGACTAGTATCAGGTAGGTGGAGGAAGTGGCAGATTGCAGCTCCCAggagtgtgtgaatgagaggaaattaattaatgtgGAGCAAGAAATAAGCTCCAAACAGCTGGTTGTTCTGTCAGCACCAAGGAGTCTTGCtataaatagatgaataaagTTTTCCTACAagatattttagattttttatatTGTACACAATCATGTAATCATTAACGTTACTCACTTTTGTTAATTTAACCTATTTTAACACTCAGCACTCGCTTTGTTGGACCGCTCCTCCTTTCTCACATTCTTCTCATCCCTCCGATCCACAGGCCCTACTGGCGATGTTATTACTCAAACACAGACGCGGTCATCTATGTCGTGGACAGCAACGACCGCGACAGGATGGGCATATCCAAGTCTGAGCTGGTGGCCATGTTAGAGGTAAGGGCACCGACTATCCACTACAAGCAGAAGTCACTGCACCGTCAGAATCATTGTGCCAGTGATGCACTTGGGTTCAGAGTGAACAATTCCATGAATAGTTATTGACTACTTAGTCCTGAAATCTGCAAATCTAGGTATCTTTTTTTAAGATCTGTAAATTTGTAATGTAATTATGTGGCATTTGCATCTCTtgtccaggaggaggagctgaagaaggcGATCCTGGTGGTGTTTGCCAACAAGCAGGACATGGATGGGTCGATGACACCCACCGAGGTGGCAAACTCTCTGGGCCTCCCCGCcctcaaagacaggaagtggcagATCTTCAAGACCTCGGCCACAAAGGGCGTAGGCCTGGATGAGGCAATGGAATGGTAGGCTTTACTATTACTGTACTATATCAGGAATGCCGGTTTATCAGTGAGCAAAGCAGCCATGTGTTGACTACAACACAGGATTGTGGAAGGTCTATAAAAAGCTGTCTCCACTACATTACTCATCACTGTGAGCCGATGTAGTCCATCTGATATGTAGCACATATTGCACAACGTGTTATCTATCCTAAGTTTGCCAAGGCTGAATTGTGTTTACTCTTCGTCTGTCCCTGTAGGTTGGTGGATTCCCTGAAGAGCCGGCAGTAAAaatctccccccccaccctctttgTACATACTCCTGACCCTTGACCCTTCTACATGACGCCTTGTGACTGACCCGCACCTCCTTCCCATGTTCCACTTACCTTCGGACCAGTGATTGCACTCCTGCCCCTCCTTCACCCACCTCATACCCACCTGAAGCCTTGGCCAAGCCCTCCCAATGCCTTGAGCCTGGAACTAAGAGGCGAGGGCTGCAGTAACATCTGGACTGAGAACACACGAGTGAACGTTTCAGATAATCCTAAGACTGCGGTGATGGTTATATtgcagtttttccatttttgtatGGTTTGGAAAATTCCGCCAAATGTCAGTTGATGGTTGAATAACACCTGTGGACAAACGTTACTACATTTATGAAAGTTTAGACGTTGAATTAAGTTATTGTGAATGAATAGGAATCAATAAATGAGGCTATATGAAAAGCCCGTCCACTCCTCTGTAACGTCTCTGAAAGCGCTAGACACTGCATCAGTTTACTTAGGCTCTAATATCAATGAAAATAATGCTGTGAAGATCCAGAAGGAGGCAGCGTTTTCCTCAATGAGGCACAAACATCTTTAGAGGTTCAAGCATGCAAATGTTAGTCTCACTCCTGGTCAACCAGAGACGTTATCATCGAGAAACTCCATATCCGTGTTTATTGTGGCAAATATAAAAAGCCCACTACTGATAACGACTTTAAACCTTCTGCCGATTTGGTTGAAAAGACTAAATAAAAAGAATTTGGCTCCATTCTTTGtcaagaaaatagaaaaatatatttctcaATTTCAGCTACATGTCCTCGAGCCACGTGTTACTGCAGCCTGGGCTGCTTTTGTATTAGTCAGGCAGATGCACTGatatggatttttctttttttcctccctgttCATTTGTGTTCCCAAGAAATGATGTAGTTAAATGGTTAAAGCCTTCTTTCCCATTGAAATCCTTGAGTGCGGCTTTGGCATATTAGTAATTTAGTTACTGAATGAACACTAATTGTATGCTCAAAGTTTTATGGTGGCATATTTATATCTGCTTGTACAGTGACAATGATTCTCAGTAAATGCTATCAGTGATTGTACCAGTTCTGTGTTAAAACTCTTTTATATTTGAAGAATCAAACAGTTTTAACGCCACAACAGACAAtcagtaaaaatgtcaaatctttttttaaattacaaaaacGTACATTATGCTGTGGAGGATGTGAATCTGAGCACGATCCTGTTCACAGCAGGAACATTCCAGCTCTGATCTGCAATTCATATGAACTGATGTCATCAGTGATGGACGTCCTGCTGAGTCACAGCACTGACAGGATGTCTCATTACACACAAGGATGCCGCATGTCAAACAGGAAAAAGATGGATCGAGTCATAACAGCTTTTTACCGCCTCCTTGTTCTTCAGCAAATCACCAGACGGAGACGTCTGCTCCGACGTTCTTGTCTCAATGCATTGTTCTCTTTGACAATAGTAAAAGTCACAACATCATGATGGAAATGTGCGGCAAAGCCTGCCTGCTCCATGAAGAGGAGTCCTGGGACTCACTGCAAAATGGCCAGGTCTCTGAGCGCGTGGCTCCGGTGCTTCTTGGCCTTATATCCGGGTCGTAGAAACTCGATCTTCCGCTTCTTGGCTTCGATTTTGTTCTTGTGCTTCTTGATTTTCTTCTTTGCGGCTATGTCTGGGTTGGCAACggcctgagaggagagagatgaggacAAATGTCAGGTGGCTGCCAAGGATCAAGCTGGAGTGGAGGACGATGTTCGTACCAGGTCTGAATGggatctgtgtgtgtaatttcATAGTGTCTGTCTTTCTTGATTCGTACCTGCATGGCTCTGTGTCGTTTCCGTGCCACTCTCCTCTGTGTGAACTCCTTCTGCACGGCGGAGAAAGCCAGCGAGAACTTCGCCAGCCCCACtttcctcttcatcagctcGATCAGCTCCTGTGCCAGGTTCTTCAGCGTGGGGTCTGGAAAGAGACCAGGGTCAGAGTTCAgacaatgagtgtgtgtgttccaacATTTTTCTATTTCGACGAGTGGGAGCAGTTACCTTGTTCTGCGTAGGTGCTGTCCAGCTCTCTGTACAGAGGACTGATGATGGTGGTCAGGTATGGGCCCAGTCGTTCCTCCCCCAGGTCCATGGCCATAGCTCCCAGGAACTTAAACACACTTGTTCTCTAAGGGAGAGAAAGATAAGAAAATTACAACTCTGACACTGAATATCAGAATTCTATTTATTGAAATGTTACTCTTAAGATTTGATAGATATTTAAAATTACAATATCAGATGAgctgggggtggagcctgactgcgACCATTGGACAGtgctagctgtcaatcacatggtatCCACAAATGAAATAACATGCCCTATCGTCTATTTGACTAGGATTAAGTTCATAATTAACAAGACATGAAACTGGAGATTAAGACGATGAAACTATATGAACATGTTTAATGACATCAGGTAGTCATTCATAGACATAAACACTTATTTTTGCAACCAGTAGGaccgccctctgctggtcatttgagagacTACAGGTTTAAGCCATTTGCATATGGGGTCTACCTCCAAATACAGCCTATGGTTACTGGAGAAAGTGTCTAAATACCAGGATGTTAATCTTCATCAGCCAAAGAACAGGAGTTATTGTGATTACCTTCACGTGGACTTTGGGAGTGTGTGCTGCCTCTCTCTTGGCCATCAGACACAACTTCTTCATCAACCACAGCAGAGACGGAGGGCGATCGTCCTTGTCGTCGTCTTCGtcgtcctcatcctcctcttcttccttttctttctcctcctcttcttccttttcgttctcctcctttccttctccctccactTCATCTCCATTCTCTCtcggctgctcctcctccatctctttgaCTTCTACCTCAGCGGACGTGACGTCTGACTCGGGGGAAATGAGGTAAATCACCTTGCCGATGAACAGCAGGTTCTTGACCACCTGTGGGCAGAGCAGAACGTGTCTCTCAGTTAATTCTGACCCGCGTGATTAAGCTGAAATATGTCAGAGATGCTGCTtaggttgtgtttgtgcacctgCTCTCCTGATGCTGTGTCCAGGAACTTGGACTGTAGCTGGAGGCTGAACGACAACGCCAACTCTCTCATCTAGACGCaaggaagggaaagaaagaaaggaattaGGTCAAGctaattaagattaagatccagaaatgaaaaaacGAGTGGTCCTCGGCCTCACCTTCTTGTCGAGGTTGCTGGTGATGAAGGCGGTGGTTGACGACTGGGAGGCAGCCTCTTTGCCCTCTCCTCTCCAAACGGCGACCAGCTGTTCCGCCTGCTGGGATGCGAACATCTGGCCATACAGCTGCGAGGCCGTCAGCCACACCCAGCAGTGAGGGTACCGCAGATGGGCTTCGATGTGACCTGCAGATATTTTAGGGGGAAAAGCAGTTTTGATTCAGTTAATGTGCAATGTCAAATGTAAGTGAAACaacaggtatgtgtgtgtgtgtgtgtgtgtgtgtgtgtgtgtgtgtgtgtgtgtgtgtgtgtgtgtgtgtgttaccccaGATCTGAAGGAGTGTGTCGTGAGGTTTGCGGAGCTCCAGCAGGCCGCAGTGTTTGCAGAGTTTGGTGAGGAGAGTCAGATAACTGAACAACAGCCGGTCGGCTCCTTTctcatcctgctcctcttcaATCTGAAAGACACACAGCCACAAAGATGCTTTTCCTTTCTTCAGATTTTACTTTCAAAGCCAGATAGggtgtgactgtgactgtgttgACACTTACATCTTCATAGTTGTCAGGGTTGATCTCTTTctccagcaggagcagcaggtcaTCCAGACGACGGGCAAACTtctccccctccacctccacaaacAGGCCGCAAATCTGAGCCCCGAGACGCCGCAGGCTCGCctaggagggggggggagtcacAGTTTAAACGTATGAATTAAAATGCAATAGGACTATACAgttagtttaaaaaacacaaaatattacaaaaataaagataagctgcttattttttttaatattccccCTGACATCCCCGTTTTTGTACCTTTTCTGCTGTCATCCATGTGGTGACGAGGGAGTACAAGGTGTTCTTGTGGTTCAATTCCAGCTTGGTTATCAATGTCTTGATGGCCATGGCCGCCATTTTTTTACAGCGCGCCGAGTCGTCGTTGACCACGACCAGGGCGAGGGGGGCGAAGAACAGGCCGTTGTACTTTGACAGCAATTTctgaaaaggggagaaaagATAATCAGGTCATCTGTCGATATTGCTGTGGCCCTTATATGCATCAAAGTCAAAAGTCAGCATTAGTAAAATATCTAGTTTTTTCATGTTAAAGCCATTGACATGAATCAATGATAAACTTTATATAGAAAAGACATAGGTCCCTAGAATAGGTTGTAGAATAGATCATGGGCACTATGGATTATATGGGtgtttctttatatatatatataggtgaGGTTTAAATCACAATACACTGCACTCCAGGTGAAGATTACTCACCTCAGGGAAAGTCTGGAAGATGTATGCCAGCATCTCCAGCACCGACTCCCTGCCGACATCATGCTCGTATTGCAGCTGAGCCACCACGAAGGACATGTGATGCCTCAGCTTCCTGCCCAATGGGTAGTCCAGCAGGTACTTCAGATAGATCTGCCcgacacaaacactgtttactCACTGCCAGAGCTGAAGAATACCATCTCTTTACAAATGTAACTGGTGTATTTCACTGATTGGtcaatgtcaaataaaaaggTGTCACTCTTGGTGTGTTATCACCTG encodes:
- the arl1 gene encoding ADP-ribosylation factor-like protein 1; translated protein: MGGFFSNLFSGLFGTREMRILILGLDGAGKTTILYRLQVGEVVTTIPTIGFNVETVTYKNLRFQVWDLGGQTSIRPYWRCYYSNTDAVIYVVDSNDRDRMGISKSELVAMLEEEELKKAILVVFANKQDMDGSMTPTEVANSLGLPALKDRKWQIFKTSATKGVGLDEAMEWLVDSLKSRQ